In a single window of the Bactrocera dorsalis isolate Fly_Bdor chromosome 2, ASM2337382v1, whole genome shotgun sequence genome:
- the LOC125776477 gene encoding decapping nuclease DXO homolog, whose protein sequence is MATAAKNEGYEVLIGLQASVFNDEISSTPFNLSQPKILKLYAYKGFEANSSDVRLPYFVEPRSLPIDLNKGLEEFIYRQQWEFSKMLETTLKYILDSEENVLQPYGSENPATHQSLKRQSRQNSKRKLVLTNRGCLSNIMIIPYRLVPSKYNDKTIFATHYCGVLHISDYRYDDNTTKANAFHNKFQQTCFSDDPDLDPNTDVPVNEDEFIRGVFQTTLKEFDLIYSGELSGIVSNHRIDDMQNMENINELQFISTRLLLNSDHSNIWKNPKCLNWWATLYLGKTSDLCVGLKDRDGVIRTPLQRKPVKDLPKDQYWKPQICTKFLLTMLDLIEKTMSSVNCPYTVYEFVYDSFAKCIKLKKHLGKTEYSFLSEEYIERCRKQTSMSC, encoded by the exons atggcTACTGCTGCAAAAAACGAGGGTTATGAAGTTCTTATTGGATTGCAAGCAAGTGTATTCAATGATGAAATTAGTTCAACACCATTTAATTTGAGTCAACCAAAAATACTGAAGTTATACGCTTACAAAGGTTTTGAAGCAAATTCGAGTGATGTGCGTTTACCATATTTCGTCGAACCACGCTCGTTGCCAATAGATTTGAATAAGGGATTGGAGGAATTTATTTATCGGCAACAATGGgagttttcgaaaatgttgGAGACTAccctaaaatatatattggaCTCAGAAGAAAATGTTCTACAACCGTATGGATCAGAAAACCCAGCTACACATCAGTCATTAAAACGACAATCACGACAAAATTCAAAACGTAAATTAGTTCTTACTAACCGTGGATGTTTAAGCAACATCATGATTATACCATATCGTTTGGTGCCATCGAAATATAACGacaaaacaatttttgcaaCGCATTATTGTGGAGTTCTTCACATCTCTGACTACAGATATGATGATAACACAACAAAAGCCAATgcatttcataataaatttcaacaaaCTTGTTTCTCAG ATGATCCTGATCTGGATCCCAATACCGATGTACCCGTAAATGAGGATGAATTTATTCGTGGAGTCTTCCAGACCACCCTCAAAGAATTCGATCTAATTTACTCTGGAGAACTCTCGGGAATAGTCTCAAATCATAGGATTGACGATAT gcaaaatatggaaaatattaacgaATTGCAGTTTATCAGTACAAGACTACTTTTGAATTCAGACCACTCGAATATTTGGAAGAATCCAAAATGTTTGAACTGGTGGGCTACATTATATTTGGGAAAAACTTCAGATTTATGTGTAGGATTGAAGGATAGGGATGGAGTCATACGTACCCCTCTGCAGAGGAAGCCAGTGAAAGATCTACCAAAA gatcAATATTGGAAACCGCAAATTTGCACTAAATTCCTGCTGACCATGCTAGATTTGATTGAAAAAACCATGTCTTCCGTTAATTGTCCATACACTGTTTATGAATTTGTATATGACTCATTCGCAAAgtgtattaaattgaaaaagcaCCTTGGTAAAACGGAATATTCTTTCCTAAGCGAAGAGTACATAGAACGTTGCAGAAAACAAACATCTATGTCATGTTAA